One Mycobacterium kubicae genomic window carries:
- a CDS encoding secretion protein EspK gives MGIPRPTGEYAGQMLEPGGWPEADEDTLYDRAQEYSQVLRQVTDVMDSTRRQQVEVFDGGVWSGGAANAANGALGANLNEISTLQDYLATVITWHRHIAGLLVQAKADIGNNVDGAQRQISILETDPELDAEQRQTAITALVRETHAANTSLVAETAEQVLASKNWRPPKNALEDLLHQVTPPTPEVPTLVVPAPNTPSPGTPTPTPFEPVPANPYDPIAPGPPVTPGKPVTPISPVDPAPVTPVTPGVPVTPITPVNPLPPLAPVTPEPPVTPGKPVTPITPVNPKPDAPEPAQPVTPRPVTPISPGSPTPGPAPAPSNPATPAPGPQLPAAPGGPPTAPDQPGTPGEGGKSSPPATPGTEPAHVKPAAATDAPAAPAHGTAPSQHGDDTSAAVAPAAAGGMPAVAGRAGSAAPGAAAAAAGTSQNAGPAAASGAASRAASGRAPLGAAGRGPATPGTRPASARTAPPPTRPTPDHAKDKSEPADDVTVTPSIPVSAARAARDAIAAASRGRGGKSDPLRLARRVAAALNAPNSITEGDFGFFWITAVTTDGSIVVANSYGLAYIPDGVELPAKVYLASADRAMPPDEKARTATYPVLAVQGWAAFHDLKLRAVIGTAEQLANSDPGAAKIILEADDIPETGNMVGRSRLEVVDPSAAAQLADTDDLHLLDLLPAAPADANVPDDERHMLWFDLMKPMTSTAVGREVAHLRAFRAYAVHCQEIALHQAYRAGDAAAQRPAVADWLYWRHVAGLLDSALADAS, from the coding sequence ATGGGCATTCCGCGGCCCACCGGCGAGTACGCCGGCCAGATGCTCGAACCAGGCGGCTGGCCGGAAGCCGACGAGGACACCCTGTACGACCGGGCGCAGGAGTACAGCCAGGTATTGCGCCAAGTCACCGACGTCATGGACAGCACCCGCCGCCAGCAGGTCGAGGTGTTCGACGGCGGGGTCTGGTCCGGTGGCGCGGCCAACGCCGCCAACGGCGCCCTGGGCGCCAACCTCAACGAGATAAGCACCCTGCAGGACTACCTCGCCACGGTCATCACCTGGCACCGGCACATCGCCGGACTATTGGTGCAAGCCAAGGCCGATATCGGCAACAACGTCGACGGTGCGCAGCGCCAGATCAGCATCCTGGAAACCGATCCGGAACTCGACGCCGAACAGCGACAGACCGCCATCACCGCACTGGTGCGCGAGACCCACGCGGCGAACACCAGCCTGGTCGCCGAAACCGCAGAGCAGGTGCTGGCGTCGAAAAACTGGAGACCGCCGAAGAACGCGCTCGAGGATCTGCTGCACCAGGTGACCCCGCCCACCCCGGAGGTGCCGACTCTGGTGGTGCCGGCCCCCAACACACCGTCGCCCGGCACACCGACGCCGACGCCGTTCGAACCGGTTCCGGCCAACCCGTACGACCCGATCGCACCGGGGCCGCCGGTCACTCCCGGCAAGCCGGTCACGCCGATCAGTCCGGTGGACCCGGCACCCGTCACGCCCGTCACCCCCGGAGTCCCCGTCACCCCCATCACGCCGGTGAACCCGTTGCCGCCGCTGGCCCCCGTGACCCCAGAGCCGCCGGTCACTCCGGGCAAGCCGGTCACGCCGATCACTCCGGTGAACCCCAAGCCGGACGCACCCGAACCCGCTCAGCCGGTGACACCGCGCCCGGTCACGCCGATCTCACCGGGGTCGCCGACGCCGGGCCCTGCGCCGGCGCCGTCGAATCCGGCAACCCCCGCACCCGGCCCGCAGCTGCCGGCGGCGCCGGGCGGGCCGCCCACCGCACCCGATCAGCCGGGCACACCGGGGGAGGGCGGCAAGTCCTCCCCGCCGGCCACCCCCGGCACCGAGCCGGCGCACGTCAAGCCCGCGGCGGCCACCGATGCACCCGCGGCCCCGGCGCACGGGACCGCCCCCTCGCAGCACGGTGACGACACCTCAGCTGCAGTGGCGCCGGCGGCCGCCGGTGGCATGCCTGCGGTAGCCGGCCGGGCCGGATCCGCGGCCCCGGGTGCGGCGGCCGCGGCGGCGGGGACCAGCCAGAACGCCGGACCGGCCGCGGCATCGGGCGCGGCCTCCCGCGCAGCTTCCGGGCGGGCGCCGCTGGGAGCGGCCGGTCGCGGACCGGCAACACCCGGCACGCGCCCTGCCTCGGCACGCACCGCGCCGCCTCCGACGCGCCCAACCCCCGACCACGCCAAGGACAAATCCGAACCCGCCGACGACGTCACCGTGACGCCGTCCATCCCGGTCTCGGCGGCGCGGGCAGCGCGCGACGCGATCGCCGCCGCCTCACGGGGCCGGGGCGGTAAGTCCGATCCGCTACGGCTGGCGCGCCGGGTCGCGGCGGCGCTCAACGCGCCGAACAGCATCACCGAGGGTGACTTCGGCTTCTTCTGGATCACCGCGGTGACCACCGACGGGTCGATCGTGGTGGCCAACAGCTACGGCCTGGCCTACATCCCCGACGGCGTGGAGCTACCGGCCAAGGTGTATCTGGCCAGTGCCGACCGGGCGATGCCGCCCGACGAGAAGGCGCGCACCGCCACGTATCCGGTGCTGGCCGTGCAGGGCTGGGCGGCGTTTCACGACCTCAAGCTGCGGGCGGTGATCGGGACCGCCGAGCAGCTGGCCAACTCCGATCCCGGCGCGGCCAAGATCATCCTGGAAGCCGATGACATCCCCGAAACCGGCAACATGGTCGGCCGGTCCCGGCTGGAGGTCGTCGACCCCTCCGCGGCGGCCCAACTCGCCGACACCGACGACCTGCACCTGCTCGACTTGTTGCCGGCGGCTCCCGCGGACGCCAACGTGCCCGACGACGAGCGACACATGCTGTGGTTCGACCTGATGAAGCCGATGACCAGCACCGCCGTGGGCCGCGAAGTCGCGCACCTGCGCGCGTTCCGCGCCTACGCCGTGCACTGCCAGGAGATCGCCCTGCATCAGGCCTACCGGGCCGGCGATGCGGCGGCGCAGCGTCCGGCGGTTGCCGACTGGTTGTACTGGCGGCATGTCGCGGGTCTGCTGGACAGCGCGCTGGCCGACGCCTCCTAG
- a CDS encoding YbaB/EbfC family nucleoid-associated protein: MEMPPHVAQALAVAAQFQSALDGTLNQMNTGSFRGTDEAQTVEVTINGHQWLTGVRIDDGLIKEIGAEAVGARVNEALAHAQSAASAYNAAAGEQLTAALAAMSQAANRGVV; the protein is encoded by the coding sequence ATGGAGATGCCCCCACACGTCGCGCAAGCGTTGGCCGTAGCGGCACAGTTTCAGTCCGCCCTGGACGGCACGCTGAATCAGATGAACACCGGCTCCTTCCGGGGCACGGACGAAGCCCAGACCGTCGAGGTGACGATCAACGGCCACCAATGGCTCACCGGGGTGCGCATCGACGACGGGCTGATCAAGGAGATCGGCGCCGAGGCGGTCGGCGCGCGCGTCAATGAGGCGCTGGCGCATGCACAGTCGGCCGCGAGCGCCTACAACGCCGCCGCGGGCGAGCAGCTGACCGCGGCCCTGGCGGCCATGTCGCAAGCCGCCAACCGAGGTGTGGTCTAA
- a CDS encoding PPE domain-containing protein — protein MSQPQTVKVDQQEILSRADEVEAPMAVPPTDVPQAPCALNAAKNAALQLDINAESMREYLTAGGKERQRLATSLRNAAKAYGDVDDDAATALNSDGEGHVEGESAGGAGGDSSAGLQDGQSVNTAGEPDFTDLKTAATKLESGDQGRSLGAFADGWDTQNYALQRDIKRFRGFQNWEGDAAAACTQSLEDQQKWILYMSEMSAALAKQARFLAQLQLYARRKHPTLADITKLEEMAKDPNYKAEAIKLYSQYQATSEETLSEYSSKAAQIVRLDIAKPPKAVKIDPPGPPQPQGLIPSQVMQFAGATGGQAGTGMQPPMMPPTAGGAGGGMPAGAAAELTSATRDAAASLPKDPGMKPMSLGGGGGGGGGVPSMPLAPATGGMAGDSVRPAGAGDLGAFGAGKAPAGSGMAGGGMGMPMGGHGQGQGGSKSKGAKQDDEALYTEDREWTEAVIGNRRRQDSKESK, from the coding sequence ATGAGCCAGCCGCAGACCGTGAAGGTGGATCAGCAGGAGATCTTGTCGCGGGCCGACGAGGTGGAAGCGCCGATGGCGGTTCCCCCCACCGATGTCCCGCAGGCACCCTGCGCCCTGAACGCGGCCAAGAACGCGGCGCTACAACTGGACATCAACGCCGAGAGCATGCGCGAATACCTGACCGCAGGCGGCAAGGAGCGCCAGCGCCTGGCGACCTCCCTGCGCAACGCGGCCAAGGCGTACGGAGACGTCGACGACGACGCTGCGACCGCGCTCAACAGCGACGGCGAAGGGCATGTCGAGGGGGAATCGGCGGGCGGCGCCGGCGGGGACAGTTCGGCGGGTCTGCAGGACGGGCAGTCGGTGAACACAGCCGGGGAGCCCGACTTCACCGACTTGAAGACCGCGGCGACCAAGCTGGAATCAGGTGACCAGGGCCGGTCTCTGGGCGCCTTCGCCGACGGCTGGGACACCCAGAACTATGCGCTGCAACGCGACATCAAACGATTCCGCGGTTTCCAGAACTGGGAAGGCGATGCCGCCGCGGCTTGCACGCAATCCCTTGAGGATCAACAGAAGTGGATCCTGTACATGTCGGAGATGAGCGCGGCATTGGCCAAGCAAGCGCGGTTCCTGGCGCAGCTGCAGCTGTATGCGCGGCGCAAACACCCCACCCTGGCCGACATCACCAAACTCGAAGAGATGGCCAAGGACCCGAACTACAAAGCCGAAGCCATCAAGTTGTACTCGCAGTACCAGGCCACCTCCGAGGAGACGCTGAGCGAATACAGCAGCAAGGCGGCGCAGATCGTCCGCCTCGACATCGCCAAGCCGCCCAAAGCGGTCAAGATCGACCCGCCGGGACCGCCGCAGCCGCAAGGGTTAATCCCCTCCCAGGTAATGCAATTCGCGGGCGCGACCGGCGGACAAGCCGGCACCGGTATGCAGCCACCGATGATGCCGCCCACCGCCGGTGGTGCCGGTGGCGGGATGCCGGCCGGCGCCGCAGCCGAACTCACGTCGGCCACCCGGGACGCCGCGGCGAGTCTGCCGAAAGACCCTGGTATGAAACCGATGTCACTCGGTGGCGGCGGCGGTGGAGGCGGCGGCGTGCCGTCCATGCCGTTGGCGCCCGCGACCGGTGGAATGGCCGGTGATTCGGTGCGTCCGGCCGGCGCCGGTGACCTCGGCGCATTCGGTGCGGGCAAGGCTCCCGCCGGCAGCGGCATGGCCGGAGGTGGCATGGGCATGCCGATGGGGGGCCACGGGCAGGGGCAGGGCGGCTCGAAATCCAAAGGCGCCAAACAGGATGACGAAGCGCTTTACACCGAGGACCGGGAGTGGACCGAGGCCGTCATCGGCAACCGCCGCCGGCAAGACAGCAAGGAGTCGAAGTGA
- the eccE gene encoding type VII secretion protein EccE has product MRTFVSPVRLRFSTGHALVVAVLAPACILWFLHTRHWWIGVTVAAVAAIIAFVTFFGRRVTGWIATVFRWLRLHRRPPEVPSEPVVGATVKPGDHVAVRWRRDHLIAVIELKPRPFTPTVIVDGAAHTDDVLDTRLLQDLLTVHCPDLEADVVSAGYRVGNTASPEVVSLYQQVIGADPAPANRRSWIMLRAEPDRTRKSAQRRDEGLSGLARYLVASATRIADALASHGIDAVCGRSFDDYDHAIDIGFVREKWSMIKGRDSYTAAYTAPGGPDVWWSARADHTITRVRVAPGVAPRSTVLLTTAGKPKTPRGFSRLFGGQRMALQGQNLVANRHCQLPIGSAGVLIGETVNRCPVYMPFDDVDAALNLSDAQTFAQFAVRAAAAGAVVTVGPHFEQFARLIGAQIGPEAKVAWPHATTYLGPHPGIDRVVLRHNMISTPRHRQLPIRRVSPPEESRFQMALPK; this is encoded by the coding sequence ATGAGAACCTTCGTCAGCCCGGTGCGGCTGCGGTTCAGCACCGGCCACGCGCTGGTGGTCGCGGTCCTGGCCCCGGCATGCATCCTGTGGTTCCTGCACACCCGGCACTGGTGGATCGGCGTCACGGTGGCGGCCGTCGCGGCCATCATCGCCTTCGTCACCTTCTTCGGCCGCCGGGTCACCGGCTGGATCGCGACGGTGTTCCGTTGGCTGCGCCTGCACCGCCGCCCGCCCGAGGTCCCGTCCGAACCCGTCGTCGGCGCGACGGTCAAACCCGGCGATCACGTGGCGGTGCGGTGGCGGCGCGATCACCTGATCGCCGTCATCGAACTCAAACCGCGCCCGTTCACCCCGACCGTCATCGTCGACGGGGCAGCCCACACCGACGACGTGCTGGACACCCGGCTGCTGCAGGATCTGCTGACCGTCCACTGCCCCGACCTGGAGGCCGACGTGGTGTCGGCGGGCTACCGCGTCGGCAACACCGCCAGCCCCGAGGTGGTCAGCCTCTACCAGCAAGTGATCGGCGCCGACCCGGCCCCGGCCAACCGGCGCAGCTGGATCATGTTGCGCGCCGAACCGGACCGCACCCGCAAGTCGGCGCAACGCCGCGACGAAGGCCTCAGCGGGTTGGCCCGGTATCTGGTCGCCTCGGCCACCCGCATCGCCGACGCCTTGGCCAGCCACGGCATCGACGCGGTGTGCGGGCGCAGCTTTGACGACTACGACCACGCCATCGACATCGGCTTCGTGCGGGAGAAGTGGTCGATGATCAAGGGCCGCGACTCCTACACCGCCGCCTACACCGCGCCGGGCGGTCCCGACGTGTGGTGGTCGGCGCGCGCCGACCACACCATCACCCGGGTGCGCGTCGCGCCGGGCGTGGCGCCGCGGTCCACGGTGCTGCTGACCACGGCGGGCAAGCCGAAGACTCCGCGCGGGTTCTCCCGCTTGTTCGGCGGGCAGCGCATGGCGCTGCAAGGCCAGAACCTGGTGGCCAATCGCCACTGCCAGTTACCGATCGGCTCGGCCGGTGTGCTCATCGGTGAAACGGTCAACCGCTGCCCGGTGTACATGCCGTTCGACGACGTCGACGCCGCGCTCAACCTCAGCGACGCCCAGACCTTCGCGCAGTTCGCGGTGCGCGCGGCGGCCGCGGGTGCGGTGGTGACCGTCGGCCCGCACTTCGAGCAGTTCGCCCGGCTGATCGGCGCCCAGATCGGGCCGGAGGCCAAGGTGGCGTGGCCGCACGCGACCACCTACCTGGGCCCGCATCCCGGCATCGACCGGGTGGTCTTGCGGCACAACATGATCAGCACTCCGCGGCATCGCCAGTTGCCGATCCGGCGGGTTTCCCCTCCCGAGGAAAGCCGCTTCCAGATGGCGCTGCCCAAGTAG
- the mycP gene encoding type VII secretion-associated serine protease mycosin encodes MHRIVLMTVALALFTAPSASAITPPAIDPAAVPPDVTGPDQPTEQRVQCSDPTTLPDSSFHDPPWSDSYLDVAQAHKFATGAGVTVAVIDTGVDASPRVPAEAGGDFVDQAGNGLSDCDSHGTLTAAIIGGRPAPTDGYVGVAPDARLLSIRQTSEAFEPVGTQPNPNDPNATPAAGSIRSLARAVVHAANLGAGVINISEAACYKVTRPIDEVSLGAAINYAVTVKNAVVVVAAGNVGGDCSQNPLPDSSTPDDPRGWNKVQTVVTPAWYAPLVLTVGGIGQTGGPSSFSMHGPWVGVAAPAENIIALGDRGDPVNALQGREGPVPIAGTSFAAAYVSGLAALIRQKFPDLTPVQVMNRITATARHPGGGVDNVVGAGVINTVAALTWDVPAGPAAAQPNVRRLPAPVIQPGPDRRPITIVALSVLGLSLALGLGSLLTRALRRR; translated from the coding sequence GTGCACCGGATCGTGCTGATGACGGTGGCGCTGGCGTTGTTCACCGCGCCCTCCGCGTCGGCCATCACCCCGCCGGCCATCGACCCGGCCGCCGTGCCACCCGATGTGACCGGTCCCGACCAGCCCACCGAACAGCGGGTGCAGTGCTCGGATCCGACCACGCTGCCGGATTCGAGTTTTCACGACCCGCCGTGGAGCGACAGCTATCTCGACGTCGCTCAAGCCCACAAGTTCGCCACCGGGGCCGGTGTCACCGTCGCCGTCATCGACACCGGCGTCGACGCGTCCCCGCGGGTTCCGGCCGAGGCGGGCGGCGACTTCGTCGACCAGGCCGGCAACGGACTGTCCGACTGCGACTCGCACGGCACCCTCACCGCGGCCATCATCGGCGGCCGGCCCGCACCCACCGACGGCTACGTCGGCGTCGCCCCAGACGCGCGCCTCCTTTCCATCCGCCAGACCTCCGAAGCGTTCGAACCCGTTGGCACCCAACCCAATCCGAATGACCCCAACGCCACCCCGGCCGCCGGCTCCATCCGCAGCCTGGCCCGCGCGGTGGTGCACGCCGCCAACCTCGGTGCCGGCGTCATCAACATCAGCGAGGCCGCCTGCTACAAGGTCACCCGGCCCATCGACGAAGTCAGCCTGGGCGCGGCCATCAACTACGCCGTCACCGTCAAGAACGCGGTGGTGGTCGTGGCGGCCGGCAACGTCGGCGGCGACTGCTCGCAGAACCCGCTGCCCGACTCCTCCACCCCCGACGACCCCCGCGGCTGGAACAAGGTGCAGACCGTCGTCACCCCCGCCTGGTACGCGCCGCTGGTGCTGACCGTCGGCGGCATCGGCCAAACCGGTGGCCCCAGTTCGTTTTCCATGCACGGGCCGTGGGTCGGCGTCGCCGCGCCCGCGGAAAACATCATCGCCCTCGGCGACCGCGGCGATCCGGTCAACGCGCTGCAGGGCCGCGAAGGTCCGGTCCCCATCGCCGGCACCTCCTTCGCCGCCGCCTACGTCTCCGGCCTGGCCGCGCTGATCCGCCAGAAGTTCCCCGACCTGACCCCCGTGCAGGTGATGAACCGCATCACCGCCACCGCACGCCACCCCGGCGGCGGAGTGGACAACGTCGTCGGCGCCGGCGTCATCAACACCGTCGCGGCACTGACCTGGGACGTCCCGGCCGGGCCCGCCGCCGCCCAGCCCAACGTCCGGCGCCTGCCCGCCCCGGTGATCCAGCCGGGCCCCGATCGCCGGCCGATCACCATCGTGGCGCTCTCCGTTCTGGGCCTTAGCCTGGCGCTGGGGCTGGGCTCGCTGCTGACGCGCGCGCTGAGGCGCCGATGA
- the eccA gene encoding type VII secretion AAA-ATPase EccA, with amino-acid sequence MTSSTTTAAARKRFDQAMSLLDNDPGAAGAWFREATEIDPSMADAWLGRVAAGDESLSTVQQLYTYGSRLHRETNRLGVRLSTPIKAGPYLSISVTEASHAGLALASALIDDRQYAKAEALLADPALLDTWENHQWQQYIKAYLMFAAQRWPDVIAVAAAVLPPQAIIMSAVTAATCALAAHAAAHLGQARVALDWTDRVEAHANPSQSRHSRNDAAVAAIDPADFPLIAADLAYVRGMAHRQLGDEHQAQIWLSKASINGALLDAAKQALADPTLQLVITDEQTINTRTDKWDVATQRTAQQRTEAEHEERRNELLQEGRALLDNQVGLADVKRAVAELEDQIEVRALRLAAGLPVANQTNHMLLVGPPGTGKTTTAEALGKIYAGLGIVRHPEIIEVKRADFCGEHIGASGPKTNELINRSLGRILFMDEFYSLVERHQDGRPDMIGMEAVNQLLVALEVHRFDFCFIGAGYEKEVDEFLTVNPGLAGRFNRKLRFESYTPDELVEIAIRYGKPRATVIEPAAAEALNAACATLRAYVAPDGSHGIDAMHNGRFARNVIERAERLRDSRVAAQHRNAKGSVTVEDLQTLRAEDVLAAVRDACAEKHVRIQL; translated from the coding sequence ATGACCAGCAGCACCACGACGGCCGCCGCCCGCAAGCGGTTCGATCAGGCGATGTCGTTGTTGGACAACGATCCTGGTGCGGCTGGCGCCTGGTTTCGGGAAGCAACCGAAATCGACCCGTCGATGGCAGACGCCTGGTTGGGTCGCGTTGCCGCAGGCGACGAGTCGTTGTCCACGGTGCAGCAGTTGTACACCTACGGCTCCCGCTTGCATCGTGAAACCAATCGGCTGGGCGTGCGGTTGTCCACGCCGATCAAAGCCGGCCCGTATCTGTCAATTTCGGTGACAGAGGCGTCGCACGCTGGACTGGCATTGGCGAGCGCGTTGATCGACGATCGCCAATATGCGAAAGCTGAAGCGCTGCTGGCAGATCCAGCGCTGCTGGACACTTGGGAGAATCACCAGTGGCAGCAGTACATCAAGGCGTACCTGATGTTCGCCGCGCAGCGCTGGCCCGATGTCATCGCTGTGGCCGCGGCCGTGCTACCCCCGCAGGCAATCATCATGTCCGCAGTTACCGCGGCCACCTGCGCCCTGGCCGCGCATGCCGCCGCGCACCTGGGACAGGCCCGCGTCGCGCTCGACTGGACCGATCGCGTCGAGGCGCACGCTAACCCGTCGCAGTCCCGCCATAGTCGTAACGACGCCGCGGTCGCGGCGATTGACCCGGCCGACTTTCCGTTGATCGCAGCCGATCTCGCTTACGTGCGGGGGATGGCGCATCGACAGCTCGGCGACGAACACCAGGCGCAGATCTGGTTGTCGAAGGCCAGCATTAACGGCGCATTGCTCGATGCGGCCAAGCAGGCGTTGGCTGACCCCACTCTGCAATTGGTGATCACCGACGAGCAGACCATCAACACCCGCACCGACAAGTGGGATGTGGCCACGCAGCGGACCGCGCAGCAGCGGACCGAAGCCGAACACGAGGAGCGGCGCAACGAACTCCTGCAAGAGGGTCGCGCGCTGCTAGACAACCAGGTCGGGCTCGCCGACGTCAAGCGCGCGGTCGCCGAACTCGAGGACCAAATCGAGGTCCGCGCGCTGCGGCTGGCGGCCGGATTGCCGGTGGCCAACCAGACCAACCACATGCTGCTGGTCGGCCCCCCGGGTACCGGCAAGACGACCACCGCGGAGGCGCTGGGCAAGATCTACGCCGGGCTGGGCATCGTGCGGCACCCCGAGATCATCGAGGTCAAACGCGCCGACTTCTGCGGAGAGCACATCGGGGCGTCTGGGCCCAAAACCAACGAACTGATCAACCGCTCACTGGGCCGCATCCTGTTCATGGACGAGTTCTATTCGCTGGTGGAGCGTCACCAGGATGGCCGGCCGGACATGATCGGCATGGAGGCGGTCAACCAACTGCTGGTCGCGCTGGAGGTGCACCGCTTCGACTTCTGCTTCATCGGCGCGGGTTACGAGAAGGAAGTCGACGAATTCCTGACCGTCAACCCGGGTCTGGCTGGCCGTTTCAACCGCAAATTGCGGTTCGAGTCCTATACACCCGACGAGTTGGTGGAAATCGCGATCCGCTACGGCAAGCCACGCGCCACCGTCATCGAGCCCGCCGCTGCCGAAGCGCTCAACGCCGCCTGCGCGACGCTGCGTGCCTACGTCGCTCCCGACGGCAGCCACGGCATCGACGCCATGCACAACGGGCGCTTCGCCCGCAACGTGATCGAGCGGGCCGAGCGGCTGCGTGACTCGCGGGTCGCGGCCCAGCACCGCAACGCGAAGGGCTCGGTGACGGTCGAGGACCTGCAGACCCTGCGAGCCGAGGATGTTCTTGCCGCGGTGCGCGACGCGTGCGCCGAGAAGCACGTGCGGATCCAGCTCTGA
- the eccE gene encoding type VII secretion protein EccE, with translation MTTPSRLAVIIGVLTAALLGWVLAGLPGAAIGLAIGVAIGVLPWRGQPVWSWLTLWRRRSQPIQWHEPVTVANDRAGGGIRFQDGVAVAAVQLLGKPHAPTLLTGSMSTHTDNAVDVASLQPLLQQSLGLRVDSLSVVSAGARRRSTGDYPRVYDTLIGTPPYAGQRETWLIVRIRALDNAESLRWRTSVGTATLAVAQRISAAMRQQGIRAKVATATDIVEMERRLGRSALDVEHRRWRSVRGHSGWLTTYWYRPRDITAQTLAQAWSARADGIVQNVTLFGDGTATATVTVRSAQPPTAPPSMMLQTLPGEQAQALAANLCGPLPALRGIRRGALHPPLVLPIGPSGVLLGKVEAGNRLLLPLDDPGEFSRVHIAADDALAKRIVVRMAAAGERITVHTRNPQRWNSVRMPDVAVTDQAKPIPGTTVSVVDGSLTPAPRPNTLVSVGEADKPYRGTANVLIRQTGPATVEVAAAGQVHQVEIELFRAENRYVSSEPTPSRAAELESVDTP, from the coding sequence ATGACGACCCCGAGCAGGCTAGCTGTCATCATCGGTGTTCTCACTGCCGCCCTGCTCGGCTGGGTACTGGCCGGATTGCCTGGCGCCGCAATTGGATTGGCAATCGGCGTGGCCATCGGTGTGCTGCCGTGGCGCGGTCAGCCGGTATGGTCGTGGCTAACGCTCTGGCGGCGACGATCCCAACCGATCCAGTGGCACGAACCTGTGACGGTGGCCAATGACCGAGCCGGCGGCGGAATCCGCTTCCAGGACGGGGTCGCAGTTGCTGCCGTGCAACTACTTGGAAAGCCCCACGCGCCAACGCTGCTGACCGGCTCCATGTCAACGCATACCGACAACGCCGTCGACGTGGCCAGTTTGCAGCCACTGCTGCAGCAAAGCTTGGGACTGCGCGTCGACTCCCTGAGTGTCGTCAGCGCCGGGGCCCGACGGCGAAGCACCGGTGACTACCCCCGCGTCTACGACACGCTGATCGGCACGCCGCCCTATGCCGGTCAGCGCGAGACCTGGCTCATCGTGCGTATCAGAGCACTCGACAACGCCGAGTCGTTGCGTTGGCGTACCTCGGTAGGCACCGCGACTTTGGCCGTGGCACAACGGATCAGCGCAGCCATGCGTCAGCAAGGCATCCGGGCCAAGGTCGCCACCGCAACCGACATCGTCGAAATGGAACGACGATTGGGGCGATCCGCGCTGGATGTGGAACATCGCCGATGGCGGTCGGTGCGGGGGCACAGTGGGTGGTTGACCACGTATTGGTATCGGCCGAGGGACATCACCGCGCAAACGTTGGCGCAGGCCTGGTCGGCGCGAGCCGACGGAATCGTGCAGAACGTCACGCTTTTCGGCGATGGAACCGCCACGGCAACGGTGACCGTACGCAGCGCGCAGCCCCCGACGGCACCGCCCAGCATGATGTTGCAGACATTGCCGGGCGAACAGGCGCAGGCGTTGGCCGCCAACCTGTGCGGTCCGCTGCCGGCGCTGCGGGGGATTCGTCGCGGTGCGTTGCACCCGCCGCTGGTCTTGCCGATCGGTCCGTCTGGTGTGTTGCTGGGCAAGGTCGAAGCCGGGAACCGACTGCTGCTGCCGCTGGACGACCCGGGTGAGTTCAGTCGCGTGCATATCGCCGCCGACGACGCGCTGGCCAAGCGCATTGTCGTCCGGATGGCCGCAGCGGGGGAACGGATCACCGTGCACACGCGCAACCCGCAGCGCTGGAACAGCGTTCGGATGCCTGACGTCGCTGTCACCGATCAGGCCAAACCCATCCCAGGTACCACGGTGAGCGTGGTGGATGGATCGCTTACCCCCGCGCCTCGCCCGAATACCCTCGTGTCCGTCGGCGAGGCCGACAAGCCGTACCGAGGAACCGCCAACGTCCTCATCAGGCAAACCGGTCCGGCGACAGTCGAGGTGGCGGCTGCCGGCCAGGTGCACCAGGTCGAGATCGAATTGTTCCGCGCCGAGAACCGTTACGTCTCATCCGAACCCACCCCCTCGCGAGCCGCCGAACTCGAGTCGGTAGACACGCCATGA